One genomic region from Corvus hawaiiensis isolate bCorHaw1 chromosome 28, bCorHaw1.pri.cur, whole genome shotgun sequence encodes:
- the LOC125317665 gene encoding mucin-16-like, which translates to MALEYIQSGRAGDDTKVDAVCSCKDNASLARFDREKLYQELSTMTNNVTRLGHYSLERNSLYVDGFPLTDTAATRKPVLTEMAAKFGYRLSFRIVNVNLTNPDSQSPEYRAAVESITNKMNHLYRQSDLRDQFLTCNITGLRPGSIVVDCLCFFQPDPNINRAVVERTFQDRTSSTSGQWLGSSYRLQEFSVDTLELSVEAATHKTPLKSDKKPFGLNFRISNLPYSPELRDSSSRMYQENKEKIEKELEVFRSSHLKDRFVGCTVESFGPVHGKGHTEVASICEFTPDPLSGTLQEQEVFEELKLLTQGFTRLGPSHELEEQSLVVEGYSPLKIDEPESKRPGLQFWAIILICLFTLLGFVLLVLLCFLVLSCLRRKSHLYQVQQGLYKLHFPSLSTGKVH; encoded by the exons atggctctGGAATATATCCA GTCTGGAAGGGCTGGGGATGACACAAAAGTGGACGCCGTGTGCAGCTGCAAGGACAATGCCAGCCTGGCCAGGTTTGACAGAGAAAAGCTTTACCAGGAGCTGAGCACCATGACCAACAATGTCACCAGACTGGGCCACTACAGCCTGGAGAGGAACAGCTTGTATGTTGATG GTTTCCCCCTCACAGACACAGCTGCCACCAGAAAGCCTGTCTTAACTGAAATGGCAGCCAAATTTGGCTACAGACTGAGCTTCAGAATAGTTAATGTAAACCTCACCAACCCTGACTCCCAGTCTCCAGAATacagagcagcagtggaaaGCATCACCAACAAG atgaatCACTTGTACCGTCAGAGCGACCTGCGGGACCAGTTCCTGACCTGCAACATCACTGGGCTGAG GCCTGGATCCATAGTGGTCGACTGCCTGTGCTTCTTCCAGCCCGACCCCAACATCAACAGAGCCGTGGTTGAAAGGACTTTCCAGGACAGGACCTCCAGCACCAGCGGGCagtggctggggagcagctacagactgcaggaattctcagtgGACA CTTTGGAACTCTCAGTTGAGGCAGCAACTCACAAGACACCCCTCAAGTCTGACAAAAAACCCTTTGGATTAAATTTCCGAATCTCCAACCTTCCCTACTCGCCAGAACTGCGGGACTCCAGCTCCAGAATGTACCAAGAGAACAAAGAGAAGATTGAGAAAGAG CTCGAGGTATTCAGGAGCAGCCACCTGAAGGACCGATTTGTTGGCTGCACTGTGGAGAGCTTTGG GCCTGTCCACGGCAAAGGACACACAGAGGTTGCCTCCATCTGCGAGTTCACCCCGGATCCCCTCTCGGGGACTTTACAAGAGCAGGAGGTGTTTGAGGAGCTGAAACTCCTGACCCAGGGCTTCACCAGGCTGGGCCCCAGCCAcgagctggaggagcagagtctggtggtGGAAG GTTACTCTCCACTCAAGATAGATGAACCTGAGTCCAAAAGACCTG gGCTTCAGTTCTGGGCCATCATCCTCATCTGCCTTTTCACCCTGCTGGGCTTCGTCCTCCTCGTCTTGTTGTGCTTCCTG GTGCTCTCCTGCCTGAGGAGAAAGTCCCACCTGTACCAGGTGCAGCAGGGCCTGTACAAGCTGCACTTCCCCAGCCTGAGCACAGGGAAGGTTCACTGA